From the Burkholderia sp. WP9 genome, the window AATCACGGAGTCGCGGCGCGGCCGGTCGTCGAGTACGGCTTCGAGCGGCGTATTCGAATAGATGCCGCCATCCCAGTACGATTCGCCTTCCAGCCGCACCGCCGGAAAGCCAGGTGGAAAAGCGGCGGAGGCCATGACGTGTTCGACGTCGAGCAGATCGTCGCGATTGGTGAAGTACCGCATGCGGCCACTGCGGACATTGACGGTGCCCACGGTCAACCGCGTTGTTTTCTGATTCAGGTAGTCGAAATCGATCAGCGACGACAAGGTGTCGCGCAGCGGTCCGGTCGAATAGAACGCGGCCTGATCGGAGCGAACACGTGCCTGAATTCCCGCCCAGCTCTGCCACTGTGGCGTGAAAAACGACGGCACGCCTTGAGTGACCGTGGCGACGTCGCGCAACCAGGTGGCAAGTCCGGGCAACCAGTTTGCCGCCTCGACGCCATGACAGGCCACGCCGTTCCAGAACTGCGTCAGGCGCGCCATGCGGTTTTCGGGAAGATTGCCGGCGATGATCGCGCCATTGATCGCGCCGATCGACGTGCCGATTACCCAGTGAGGTTCGACTTTGCCGTCATGAAGTGCCTGATATACCCCGGCCTGGTAAGCACCAAGGGCACCGCCCCCCTGAAAGACCAGGACGATCTGGCCGGGAATGTCCGGTACGCCGTCCGGGCCGTTTTCTGCGTTGCTCTGGCGTTCGACGTGCGTCTTGTTACCCATGACAAGTCTCCGGGACACGTGCTGCGGTGCCGCTGATTTTGCCACGGTATGGCCGGCGTGACGGCGGAGATAATCCGTGTCCGACCAACGACGAACTGGGTCAACCTCTCCTTAATCCTGGAGAGCGCGCGCAGCGCCGATAGGCGCGCTTCTTTTTCGCAATGGTTCAGAACGTCGCGTCAGATACGGACAACCTGGCGATTTGGACATCCACCGCTGGGGCGATGCCCTACGCCTTCGGCAGAGTCGATTTCCTGCTTCGATTGCGCGGTTTCGGCTCGACTCCCACGCGTGGATCGCGTGCGAGCACGAGCGCCGTCAGTTTTTCGGCGACGATCTCAAACGCCGGATCTTCCTGCGGAACATAGAGCCACTTGCCGAGCACCGGATGCGGCCGCAAAGCAGGCATTTCATTGATGAGCGCGGCGTGGCGCTCCTGCGATGTGCACACCAGCAGGCCATTCCAGGGCGCGTCGCGATCGGCGGCCACGAGGCACAAGAGGCCGTCGATATAGGCGGCGTCGCTGCCGAACATACGCTTGCTGAAGAAGGTCGAATCGCGCTCGAACGCGTCGAAGATCCAGACGAGCGAGTTGCGGACAGACGAAGGCATCGGCGTAAAGTCCTGGGCGGCATGAACGAAGCGGAGCGAAAAGCATAGCACCGCGATGTTCAGACGCGCTGCGTCAATGCGTGCAGATCACCGCCGTCAGCAGTAACGGAATGACCATGTGTACAACGGCGGTGCTTCCGGCCGCGCGCAAGCGCTTTTCGACCGACTCGCTCGGTGCGGATAACACGGCGCCGTACAGCGGGCCGGCGAGTGCCTGGCCGCGGCCTTTCTTGAACATCTCGTCGTCCGGTTCGTAGCCGAGCACGGCATAGACGCGAAACCCGAACGCGGTCATGTCGCTGCCATGTACCGGTCGAAACGCGTTGACCGAATTCGTGTCGATCCGCATTGGATTCGGCTCGATGTACTTGTCTTCGATGAGCTGCCCGATGAAATCGTGGGGACGCGCCTGGCAGTCGAATTGCGCGTCGAGCGCGTACGCGTGCGAGGCCGGCGTATAAAAGCCGACGCTCGAGGCGAGTAGAGCTGCAACTGCGGTGAGAGGACGAGGTGCCATGGCTAACATGCCTGAACTGCGAGCGTCGACAGGCCGGACGCTCGCTAGTCATCAGTCTCTCACGTCCTTGCCTTTAGCGTACGTGCGTCAGCGAACCATGGTGGCGTCGGGGGCCGGTTCGCACCGGCGCTCGGTCTGCGTACCGCTCGACGCGTCAGTCACCGCGTTGTCATCATTCTATGTGCGGTCCTGGAACAGAGCATTGAGTTGCGCGCCGGACGCCGCGCCGGCGAAGCCGTCGAAGCGTCCCTGAACCAGCGACTGCGCGGCCTGCATGAAACCGCCCCATGCCGCACGCGCCAGCGCCCCGCCGACACTGATGCGCCGCACGCCGAGCGCGGCCACGTCCTGCACCGTGAGCGCCGACGTCGAACCGATCAGCAGATTGACGGGCTTCGGCGCCACCGCCGCCACCACGGCTTCGATCTGTTCGCGCGTCTGGATGCCCGGCGCGTACAGGCAGTCGGCGCCGGCCGCGGCATACGCCTTGAGGCGCGCAATCGTATCGTCCAGATCGGGCGAGCCGGCGAGGAAGTTCTCGGCCCGGCCGACCAACAGTGTCTCGCCGCCGGTTTCGTCGATGGCGCGGCGCGCCGCGCTGATCCGTTCCACGGCGGCTTCGATCGAAAACAGCGGCGCGGCGGCATTGCCGGTGGAGTCTTCGATCGACAGTCCGGCAACGCCGGTCCCGACGGCAAGCCTGACGCTTTCTGCGACCTCCGCCGGGTCGCGGCCGAAGCCGCTCTCGAAGTCGGCGTTGACCGGCAGATCCGTTGCTTCGACGATCTCGCGCAAGTGCGCGAGGATGGCATCGCGAGGCAGTGTGTTGTCGGCGTGTCCGGTCGACCATGCAAAGCCGGAACTGGTCGTGGCGAGCGCCTGGAAGCCGAGGGATTGCAGATAGCGCGCGCTGCCGGCATCCCACGGATTGGGCAGGACGAAACAGCCGGAGGTGTGCAATGCCTTGAAAGCGGCGCGCTTCTCGACGACGGTGCGGGACATGCGTATCTCCTGAAAACGGACGAGCGTGAGGCGCTCGTGTTGTGATGTGACAGGGCGGCGATGGACCTCATCATCCGTGAAATTCGACCGGTTGTGTCGGTTATACGTATGTTCGGAAAGGCAAGACGGACAACGGTCGACAGCGTGCGCGACAGCATGGGAACCGAGCGCAATACGCCATCGAAATGGAAAATAAATTCTATTATTATTTATTTGGCAATTATTCTTGCAGATGCGCCGGATTGTCTTCTATGCTTGACCTCAAACGCCGCTGCAACGCGGTGAGGCTCACAGGAGACAGTCGTGGACAGGATCGAAACGAATGACGCGACACCGGGCGTGGTAGTCGAGGCTCTGACGCGTGGTCCCGGCGCGATATGCCTACGCGGACTGTTCAGCGAAAGCCAGGTGGCGGAGGCACGCCGCGTGGTGATGGCTCATTCGGAAGATCGCGCGCAAACCGTCACGCATTTTCAGGGGCAGGCCGCGGAAGAACAGCGGCTTCACTTGCAGCGGCGCGTGTGGAATCTGCTCGCCAAGGGCGACGTATTCTCCGAGATGTCGGAGCAGCCTGTGATCGTGGATGCGATGCGCCGCTTTCTCGGCGACGACTTCATCATGGGCTCGATCGCGGCCAACCGTATTCTGCCCGGCGGGCCCGGCCAGGAACCGCACATCGACTATCCATACTGGGACTACCACATGCCGGACACGTTTCCGCTCGGCATCAACACGTCGTTCCCGCTCAATGCGCAGGTGACGATTCCGCTCGACTCCTTTACGGCCGAGACCGGCGCGACGGCGTTCGTGCCGCACACGCAGCACGAATTGCGCTATCCGGCGGAAGGCGACCGGTTCTTTGAGCGTTGCCAACGCATGACGGCCGAGCCGGGCGATGCCATCGTGTTCTTCGGCGCGACCTGGCATTGCGCGATGCCCAATCGCAGCACGCAGGATCGCAGCGCCGTGCTGATCCAGTACTTGCCCAAGTTCGTGAAGCCGATGGAAGACCTGCGCGCAATGGTCGGCGAAGAGTTCGTCAAACGGGCGAGTCCGACCATGCGTCAGTTGCTCGGCCTCAATTTCCCCTACCCGCAGAACCTCGACGAGATCGCCGTGGCGACCAACGCCGAGGGTCGCAAGAATGCGATGCGTTGAGGCAGGGCGCGACCGCGCTTGCCGGAATAAAGTGACGCTAGCGGAAAATCTCCGCAATCAGGTTAGCCACGGTCCGGATCCGCTCGCTGTCGCGCAATGCCGGATGCAGCACCATCCACACGTCCTGATCGAGCGACTTGATATGCTTCTCCACGCAGACGAGGTCGCTCGTCGTGTCACCGGCCAGTTGGGCAAGGACGCCGAGTCCTGAGCCGCCCAGAACGCCGTCGAATACGCCCATGCCGTAGCTGCTGCGCAGCGACGGCGCCGGGGCGCCCGGCAGCGTTTTCAGCCATTGCGTGGCCGGGTGATCGGGCTGCCGGTCGTCGTAACCGACGAACGACAGCTTGTCCCACTCCTTCTTCACGATCGCCGCGCGGTGGCGAAGGTAGTAGTCGCGCGAGCCGTAGAGCCCGAAGCGGATCCGCCCGATCCGCCGAACATACAGGTCACCTTCTTCCGGGCACTCGGACCACAGGGCGATGTCCGCCTCGCGACGTGCAAGGCTATAGGGGCGGCGCGAAGTGAGCACTTCGATCGCGAGCCCGGGCAGCCTGTCCTGAAACGAGCCGAGCAGCTTCAGCAGAATGTACGACGGCCACTCGACGGCGTTGATCCGCACCGTGCCGTGCGCAGCCGCGCCGCCATTCACGTCCGCGGCGCGTTCGATCTGGTGAGCCAGGTCCTCCATCTGCTCCGCCCAGGCCAACACCCGGGCGCCGAACGCGGTCATGGTACAGCCGGACGGCACCCGGTCGACGAGCGGTTCGCCCAGCCGCCTTTCCAGCTCGGTGAGGCGGCGCGACAAGGTTGGCGCGCTCAGGTCGCACGCCGCCGCGGCGGATCGCATCGTTCCCTCGCGGGCGATTGCGACCAGAATTCGAAGGTCGTCCCAATCGACGTGTTCCATTTTTGAAACGATAGGTTTTGAAATTTGGCATAGCATAACGCAGTTCGCGAGGATAGGATTGGATCTGGCCATACTTGCCCGGCATCACACGACGAGACCTGCAAGGTCCGGCATGGCGTGGCAAGTGCGGCGTTCCTGCCCATCACACGACTCATCGGCTCTCAGTAGACCGAACGAGCGATACGGAGACATCAATGATTCGCCATTTTCTACCGGCGCGGCGTCGCGCCATCGCAGCCGGCGCGGCTTTCCTCGCCGTGTCGATTTTGCCGATGCCGGCGGCATTCGCCCAGGCCGCGCATAAGCCGAAAGTTGCGCTTGTCATGAAGTCGCTGGCGAACGAATTTTTCCTGACCATGGAAACGGGCGCCAAGGATTATCAGAAGCAGAATCCGGCGAAATTCGACCTGGTCACCAACGGCATCAAGGACGAGACGGACACCGCGAACCAGATCCGCATCGTCGAGCAGATGATCGTCTCGAAGGTCGACGCGCTGGTGATTGCACCGGCCGACTCGAAGGCGCTCGTGCCGGTTCTGAAGAAAGCGGTCGACGCCGGCATCATCGTGGTCAATATCGACAACAAGCTGGACGGCGACGTCCTCAAATCGAAAGACCTGAATATCCCGTTCGTCGGGCCGGATAACGCGAAGGGCGCACAGAAGGTCGGCGACTACCTGGCCAAGCACCTGAAGTCGGGTGACAACGTCGGCATTATCGAAGGCGTCTCGACCACGACCAATGCGCAGCAACGCACTGCCGGCTTCAAGCAGGCCATGGCGGCGGGCGGCATGAAGGTCGTCTCGCTGCAATCGGGCGAATGGGAAATCGACAAGGGCAACGCCGTGGCGAGCCAGATCCTCAACGCGAATCCGGACGTCAAGGCCTTGCTGTGCGGCAACGACAACATGGCGATCGGCGCCGTATCGGCCGTGCGCGCGGCCGGCAAGGCCGGCAAGGTGCAGGTGGTCGGCTACGACGACATCAATGCGATCAAGCCCATGCTCGCCGACGGCCGCGTTCTCGCCACCGCCAATCAGTACGCCGCGAAGCAGGCTGTGTTCGGTATCGACACGGCTTTGAAAGCACTCTCCGCACACAAGAAACAGTCTGAATTGTCCGGCGTCGTCGAAACGCCTGTCGATCTGGTCACCAAGTAAGCGTGGTGCAACGCGTGGCCCGCTCCGTCAAGGGGCCACGCTGACTGATTTCTGTCCAGCTCGATCTATCCGATGTCCATTCCCATTCCCTCCCTTGCCGATGCCCCGCCCGTGCTCCGTGTTCAGGGCATCGGCAAGACCTATGCCGAACCCGTGCTCGCCGACGTATCGCTGGAACTGCGCGCGGGCGAAGTGCTCGCGCTGACCGGCGAGAACGGCGCGGGCAAGAGCACCTTGTCCAAAATCATAGGTGGCCTCGTTACGCCGACTACCGGCTCGATGACTCTCGGCGGCGCGGCGTACGCGCCGGCCAGCCGCAAGGACGCCGAGGCGCTCGGCGTGCGCATGGTCATGCAGGAGTTGAACCTCCTGCCGACGCTCACGGTGGCAGAGAATCTGTTTCTGAACCGCTTGCCGCGGCGCGGCATGTTCGGCTGGATCGACCGCGCCAAACTGCGCGAAGACGCGCGGCACGCCATGGCGCAAGTCGGACTCGACGCGATCGATCCCGACACGTTGGTTGGCACGCTCGGTATCGGGCATCAGCAGATGGTCGAGATCGCGCGCAATCTGATCGGCGACTGTCGCGTGCTGATTCTCGACGAACCGACCGCGATGTTGACCGCGCGCGAAGTCGATCTGCTGTTCGAGCAGGTCGAGCGGCTCAAGGCGCGCGGCGTGGCACTGGTGTATATCTCGCACCGGCTCGAAGAATTGAAGCGAATCGCGCGGCACGCTGCCGTGTTGCGCGACGGCCGCCTCGTGCATGTCGACGAGATGGCCAACCTCACGACCGATCGTCTCGTGACGCTGATGGTGGGCCGCGATATCGGCGACAGGATCGATCTCGGCGAGCGGCGCATCGGCGAGGTGGCGTTCAAGGTCAGCGGCATGACGCGCGAGCCGGTGGTGCGCGACGTGTCCTTCGAGGTCAAGGCCGGCGAGATTTTCGGCATCAGCGGCCTGATTGGCGCAGGCCGCACGGAGCTGATGCGGCTCATTTATGGCGCGGACCGCGCGGACGCCGGCAGCGTCTCGATCCGACGTGAAGGCGGTTCGCCCGTACCCGTGGCGATCGCCTCGCCATCGGACGCCGTGAAGCACGGCATCGCACTGATCACTGAAGATCGCAAAGGCGAGGGGCTTCTGCTGACCCAGCCGATCGCCGCCAACATCTCGCTCGGCCACCTGCGCGCCGTGTCGAGCAAGGGTGTGGTGGACGGCCGTCGCGAGGCGGCCTTGGCGCACCAGCAGATCGACGCCATGCGCATTCGCAGCGCCGGGCCGTCGCAGCCGGTGTCGGAGCTGTCCGGCGGCAACCAGCAGAAGGTGGTGATCGGCCGGTGGCTCGCGCGCGATTGCACGGTGCTGCTATTTGACGAACCCACGCGCGGCATCGACGTCGGCGCGAAGTTCGATATTTATGCATTGATGGGCGCGCTGGCCCGCGAAGGCCGTGCTCTCGTGGTCGTATCGAGCGATCTGCGCGAATTGATGGCGATTTGCGACCGGATCGGCGTGATGTCGGCGGGACGGATGACGGGCCTGTTCGAACGCGGCAACTGGACTCAGGACGCCCTGCTGGCCGCGGCATTCGCAGGCTACGCGAAGCGCGAGGACCTGCTGCGCGAGCCGATCAAACCCGACGCCAAAGCGCCCGACGAAAGCAAATTTGTGGAGTATTGAGCATGACCGTAGAAACCAGCCTGCCTACAGTGCAGAACGAACCACCCAAGCATGCAAAGCCGCTCGGCACGCGCCTCGGCTTTTCGAACTACATCGGACTGCTCGGCGCGCTCCTCGGGATGATCGTACTGTTCTCGCTGCTGAGTTCGCACTTCCTGACCTACGACACATTCAGCACGATCGCGAACCAGATTCCCGATCTCGTCGTGATGTCGATCGGCATGACCTTCGTGCTGATCATTGCCGGCATCGATCTGTCGATCGGCTCGGTGCTGGCGCTCGGCGCGGCGCTCACGAGCGTCGCGGCCTTGCAGTGGCATTGGGCGGCGTTGCCCGCGGCCTTGCTCGGCATGGCCGGCGCGACCCTGACGGGCTGCGTGACCGGCGCGATCACGGTGGCCTGGCGGATTCCGTCGTTCATCGTGTCGCTCGGCGTGCTGGAGGCGGCGCGGGGTCTCGCGTATCAGTTGACCAACTCGCGCACGGCCTATATCGGCGACGCGTTCGATTTTCTCTCCAACCCCATCGCGTTCGGCATTTCGCCGGCGTTCATCATTGCCATTGTGGTGATGGTCGCCGCGCAGTTCGTGCTCACGCGCACGGTCTTCGGCCGCTATCTGGTCGGCATCGGCACGAATGAGGAGGCGGTGCGCCTTGCGGGCGTCAATCCGAGGCCCTACAAGATTGCGGTATTCGCGATGATGGGTCTGCTGGCCGGCCTTGCTTCACTGTTCCAGATTTCGCGGCTCGAGGCCGCCGATCCGAATGCCGGGCAGGGTATCGAATTGCAGGTGATCGCGGCGGTGGTTATCGGCGGAACGAGTTTGATGGGCGGGCGCGGTTCGGTGACGAGCACCTTCTTTGGCGTGTTGATCATCTCGGTGCTTGCCGCGGGGCTCGCGCAGATCGGCGCGACTGAGCCGACCAAGCGCATTATTACGGGAGCTGTCATTGTCGTCGCCGTCGTGCTGGATACTTATCGAAGCCGGCGTCGCGCCGCATAATCGGATCATTCGGTGAATGGTGGGCCGCAATCGTGTTGCGTGGGATGGGAGTAATTAAAAGTGTCAAAAGAAACTAAGCAGGGTCGCGTTCTGGTGGTCGGCAGCATCAATACGGATCTGGTCGCCCGTGCGCCGCATTTGCCGCGCCCAGGCGAGACGATCGGCGGGCACGAGTTCTCGCAGGTTGCCGGCGGCAAGGGCGGGAACCAGGCTGTCGCGGCCGCGCGCATCGGCGCGCAGGTGGCCATGGTCGGATGTGTCGGGAAAGACGCGAACGGCGCGCAGCGGGTCAAGGATCTGGAAGCGGAAGGTATCGACTGCAGCGGCGTCGAGGTTCATCCGACCCAGCCCACCGGCGTTGCCATGGTAACGGTGTCGGACGACGGGCAGAATACGATCGTCGTGGTCGCGGGTAGCAACGGCGAACTCACGCCACAGAGCGTGGCTCGCCATGAGGCGGCCATTAAGGCGTGCGATGTCGTGGTCTGCCAGCTCGAAACGCCGTGGGATTCCGTCCACGCGACGCTCGCACTGGCTCGGCGGCTCGGCAAGATCACCGTGTTGAACCCGGCGCCGGCAACGGGGCCGTTGCCGGCGGAATGGCTGCCGCTCGTCGACTACCTCGTGCCGAACGAGGTCGAGGCCGCGATCCTGGCCGGCCTGCCCGTCGAATCGCAAAGCGGCGCCCGCCGCGCGGCGACGGAGCTGCAAAGAGGCGGCGCGCGCAATGTGATCGTCACGCTCGGCGCGCAGGGGGCTTATCTCCTCGTGGAAGGCGGCGAGGGCATGCATTTTCCCGCGCCGCAAGTGCAAGCAGTCGACACCACGGCGGCCGGCGACACGTTTATCGGCGTCTTTGCCGCGCAACTCGCCTCACGGCAGCCGCTGGAAGGCGCGATCAACCTCGCGCAACGCGCGGCGGCGATTTCCGTGACGCGTGCCGGCGCGCAGCCTTCAATACCCACTCGCGCGGAAGTGGATAGCGCCGCCTGACACGGATGCCGGTTGTGACATGAGGCGGTCCGTACTGCCACTTTCGGTGGCTCGACGTTGATTTATCGGCACCATCTCGCGATGGTGTTCCCTTATCAATCACGCTCTCGAATGGACGAAACATGAGATCACAATGTATAGGCATACTGATGATGTCGCTGGGTCTCGCTGCGTGCGGAGGAAGTATATCGACCACGGATCCTCTCGCTAACGCGCCGAAGATCATCATCGATTCAGACTTCAATACGATGGGGGACGACGGCCAGTTGTTCGCCATGACCACGCAGTTGATGGGACAGGGCAAGGTCAATCTGCTCGGACTCACTGTCGTTACCGGCAACGACTGGCTGCTTCAGGAAGAATCGGATGCGATCAAGGCAGTGGAGCGCATGGGCGTGCAGAACGTGGTGGGTGTCTACGGCGGCGCGGATTATCCGTTGCACTACGATGTGGCCAGTATTCGCGCCCAGCAGGCGGCTAACCCGCAAGGCTATTTTGGGGCATGGAGCCGCCCCGAGCCTACCCAGCAGTCGCAGCTAGTGGCTCCGCCGGATGGCTTCGCGGTGTCGACGAAACTGCAGACGCAGAGCGCTGCGGATTTCATGATTCAGACCATCAAGCGTTATCCGAACCAGGTCACCATTCTCGAAGTGGGACCCCCTACCAACCTCGCCACAGCGATCATGAAAGCGCCGGAGATCGTGCCGCTGATCAAGCGGATCGTCTATATGGGCGGCGCGATGGCTGTGCCGGGCAATGCTAACGCCGTCGGGGAGTTGAACTGGTGGTTCGATCCGCTCGCGGTACGCACGGTGTTGCAAACGCCGATTCCCCAAGCCGTGATTCCCCTCGACGTGACGAATACGGTGCCGCTGACGCAAAGCGTGTATGACCAGATCGTCAATGACCCGAACAAGCAGACCGCGGTGACGAAGGCGTATGGGATTGCCAATGCGGGTGCATTCGCGAGTCATACCGATCTGTTCGATACGCTGACTATTGCGTACTTTCTCGATCCTGGTTACGCCACGCAAACTAAAAGCGCCTACCTCGATATCGACACGGCGAGCGGCGAAGATCAGGGGCATGTGATGGTGTATCCCGATCAGCCGGCAGCGGGCGCTTCTCCGCAGAAAATCACCTACGTGACGCAGTTCGATAACAACCGGTTTTTCAGCCTTTATGTTGATCTGCTGACGCGACCCGTGCCGATTACGTTGCCGTGATGTCGTGCCGGTTGCCGGTTGCCGGCGGCAGTGGCGGCAGTTCTCGTCGTATGCCTGGACTCATGGCCGTTGACCTGGCAAAATAGGGTGCCCGGATGCCGTCATGTGTCGCGAGTCTGCAAGCGGTTTGGATATCTCTACGAATAGCAATGGTGGTATGGAAACGAAACGATCGCGGGTTCGCCGTCAAATATTGTGTCCGCCGATCGGTGCGCTGCTGCGCTACCAGACACGCATCGTCCGCGTCGTTGCAGAAGCGCGCGGGCAGCGGGCAATGATCGAATCGCTCGACACCACGGGCAGGGCATTCGTCAGTACCGTGAAGTGGGCTAGCCTGTGTGAACTCGGCGCGCAGTTGTTCTGATCCGGTCGCCACAGCGGTGTGAGCAGAAT encodes:
- a CDS encoding LysR family transcriptional regulator, which codes for MEHVDWDDLRILVAIAREGTMRSAAAACDLSAPTLSRRLTELERRLGEPLVDRVPSGCTMTAFGARVLAWAEQMEDLAHQIERAADVNGGAAAHGTVRINAVEWPSYILLKLLGSFQDRLPGLAIEVLTSRRPYSLARREADIALWSECPEEGDLYVRRIGRIRFGLYGSRDYYLRHRAAIVKKEWDKLSFVGYDDRQPDHPATQWLKTLPGAPAPSLRSSYGMGVFDGVLGGSGLGVLAQLAGDTTSDLVCVEKHIKSLDQDVWMVLHPALRDSERIRTVANLIAEIFR
- a CDS encoding ABC transporter permease, with translation MTVETSLPTVQNEPPKHAKPLGTRLGFSNYIGLLGALLGMIVLFSLLSSHFLTYDTFSTIANQIPDLVVMSIGMTFVLIIAGIDLSIGSVLALGAALTSVAALQWHWAALPAALLGMAGATLTGCVTGAITVAWRIPSFIVSLGVLEAARGLAYQLTNSRTAYIGDAFDFLSNPIAFGISPAFIIAIVVMVAAQFVLTRTVFGRYLVGIGTNEEAVRLAGVNPRPYKIAVFAMMGLLAGLASLFQISRLEAADPNAGQGIELQVIAAVVIGGTSLMGGRGSVTSTFFGVLIISVLAAGLAQIGATEPTKRIITGAVIVVAVVLDTYRSRRRAA
- a CDS encoding sugar ABC transporter substrate-binding protein, whose translation is MIRHFLPARRRAIAAGAAFLAVSILPMPAAFAQAAHKPKVALVMKSLANEFFLTMETGAKDYQKQNPAKFDLVTNGIKDETDTANQIRIVEQMIVSKVDALVIAPADSKALVPVLKKAVDAGIIVVNIDNKLDGDVLKSKDLNIPFVGPDNAKGAQKVGDYLAKHLKSGDNVGIIEGVSTTTNAQQRTAGFKQAMAAGGMKVVSLQSGEWEIDKGNAVASQILNANPDVKALLCGNDNMAIGAVSAVRAAGKAGKVQVVGYDDINAIKPMLADGRVLATANQYAAKQAVFGIDTALKALSAHKKQSELSGVVETPVDLVTK
- a CDS encoding patatin-like phospholipase family protein, coding for MGNKTHVERQSNAENGPDGVPDIPGQIVLVFQGGGALGAYQAGVYQALHDGKVEPHWVIGTSIGAINGAIIAGNLPENRMARLTQFWNGVACHGVEAANWLPGLATWLRDVATVTQGVPSFFTPQWQSWAGIQARVRSDQAAFYSTGPLRDTLSSLIDFDYLNQKTTRLTVGTVNVRSGRMRYFTNRDDLLDVEHVMASAAFPPGFPAVRLEGESYWDGGIYSNTPLEAVLDDRPRRDSVIFSVQLWPSSGPEPESILQVMSRQRDIQYSSRAESHLDRQKQIHRLRHVIRELGQHLPEEQRNAPEVRELLDWGCGTTMQVLELDAPAFDNDDLNRDIDFSSAGIKRRWLAGYEDTARLLKRAPWRETLDPMEGISVFRMNSADSQK
- the rbsK gene encoding ribokinase, which gives rise to MSKETKQGRVLVVGSINTDLVARAPHLPRPGETIGGHEFSQVAGGKGGNQAVAAARIGAQVAMVGCVGKDANGAQRVKDLEAEGIDCSGVEVHPTQPTGVAMVTVSDDGQNTIVVVAGSNGELTPQSVARHEAAIKACDVVVCQLETPWDSVHATLALARRLGKITVLNPAPATGPLPAEWLPLVDYLVPNEVEAAILAGLPVESQSGARRAATELQRGGARNVIVTLGAQGAYLLVEGGEGMHFPAPQVQAVDTTAAGDTFIGVFAAQLASRQPLEGAINLAQRAAAISVTRAGAQPSIPTRAEVDSAA
- a CDS encoding isocitrate lyase/phosphoenolpyruvate mutase family protein; the protein is MSRTVVEKRAAFKALHTSGCFVLPNPWDAGSARYLQSLGFQALATTSSGFAWSTGHADNTLPRDAILAHLREIVEATDLPVNADFESGFGRDPAEVAESVRLAVGTGVAGLSIEDSTGNAAAPLFSIEAAVERISAARRAIDETGGETLLVGRAENFLAGSPDLDDTIARLKAYAAAGADCLYAPGIQTREQIEAVVAAVAPKPVNLLIGSTSALTVQDVAALGVRRISVGGALARAAWGGFMQAAQSLVQGRFDGFAGAASGAQLNALFQDRT
- a CDS encoding sugar ABC transporter ATP-binding protein, coding for MSIPIPSLADAPPVLRVQGIGKTYAEPVLADVSLELRAGEVLALTGENGAGKSTLSKIIGGLVTPTTGSMTLGGAAYAPASRKDAEALGVRMVMQELNLLPTLTVAENLFLNRLPRRGMFGWIDRAKLREDARHAMAQVGLDAIDPDTLVGTLGIGHQQMVEIARNLIGDCRVLILDEPTAMLTAREVDLLFEQVERLKARGVALVYISHRLEELKRIARHAAVLRDGRLVHVDEMANLTTDRLVTLMVGRDIGDRIDLGERRIGEVAFKVSGMTREPVVRDVSFEVKAGEIFGISGLIGAGRTELMRLIYGADRADAGSVSIRREGGSPVPVAIASPSDAVKHGIALITEDRKGEGLLLTQPIAANISLGHLRAVSSKGVVDGRREAALAHQQIDAMRIRSAGPSQPVSELSGGNQQKVVIGRWLARDCTVLLFDEPTRGIDVGAKFDIYALMGALAREGRALVVVSSDLRELMAICDRIGVMSAGRMTGLFERGNWTQDALLAAAFAGYAKREDLLREPIKPDAKAPDESKFVEY
- a CDS encoding phytanoyl-CoA dioxygenase family protein, with product MDRIETNDATPGVVVEALTRGPGAICLRGLFSESQVAEARRVVMAHSEDRAQTVTHFQGQAAEEQRLHLQRRVWNLLAKGDVFSEMSEQPVIVDAMRRFLGDDFIMGSIAANRILPGGPGQEPHIDYPYWDYHMPDTFPLGINTSFPLNAQVTIPLDSFTAETGATAFVPHTQHELRYPAEGDRFFERCQRMTAEPGDAIVFFGATWHCAMPNRSTQDRSAVLIQYLPKFVKPMEDLRAMVGEEFVKRASPTMRQLLGLNFPYPQNLDEIAVATNAEGRKNAMR
- a CDS encoding nucleoside hydrolase, which translates into the protein MRSQCIGILMMSLGLAACGGSISTTDPLANAPKIIIDSDFNTMGDDGQLFAMTTQLMGQGKVNLLGLTVVTGNDWLLQEESDAIKAVERMGVQNVVGVYGGADYPLHYDVASIRAQQAANPQGYFGAWSRPEPTQQSQLVAPPDGFAVSTKLQTQSAADFMIQTIKRYPNQVTILEVGPPTNLATAIMKAPEIVPLIKRIVYMGGAMAVPGNANAVGELNWWFDPLAVRTVLQTPIPQAVIPLDVTNTVPLTQSVYDQIVNDPNKQTAVTKAYGIANAGAFASHTDLFDTLTIAYFLDPGYATQTKSAYLDIDTASGEDQGHVMVYPDQPAAGASPQKITYVTQFDNNRFFSLYVDLLTRPVPITLP